The Podospora pseudopauciseta strain CBS 411.78 chromosome 2 map unlocalized CBS411.78m_2, whole genome shotgun sequence genome has a window encoding:
- a CDS encoding uncharacterized protein (COG:J; EggNog:ENOG503P5DX): MNEEVMPSPPINGANVEPYPWAFQLFQPQPQTADKMKGSPCVFSSAAAIRSVFLNNAAPIAGPAHLQRLLLPSLATPSRQRSFFGRASPETERFPVGTFRRSPTLDRREPKATDGRILNYNIRGNMVVIRTKDGTLSEPQDKIEVLRNLDLNKSALEQIAEPHSGRPFPICRIILQGDEQKKAYTQMKAEKKKLQNGVKVVTKEVEMNWAMAPHDLATKIRRLKGFLEKGYRVEVTMMHPKKKSKRKANDEEAKQVFGEVIKVLEEVPGTTEYKSRQGQVGKTQLLFLQGKIPKAQPAAAGMESSPETADESAGEEKEAESQERSDTAGS; encoded by the exons ATGAACGAAGAGGTCATGCCAAGCCCCCCCAT TAACGGCGCAAATGTTGAACCTTATCCTTGGGCTTTTCAACTtttccaacctcaacctcaaacaGCCGACAAAATGAAGGGCTCACCGTGTGTTTTCAGCTCGGCCGCAGCCATCCGAAGCGTATTCCTCAACAATGCAGCCCCCATCGCCGGCCCCGCGCACCTTCAGCGACTTTTGTTGCCCTCATTAGCAACACCATCGCGGCAACGTTCCTTTTTCGGGCGAGCAAGCCCAGAAACCGAGAGATTCCCAGTTGGAACATTTCGAAGATCTCCCACCTTGGACAGAAGAGAGCCAAAAGCCACCGATGGCAGGATTCTAAACTACAACATCAGAGGCAATATGGTCGTCATCCGCACCAAAGATGGCACCCTCAGCGAACCCCAAGACAAGATCGAAGTCTTGCGGAATCTAGACTTGAACAAGAGCGCGCTCGAACAGATTGCAGAACCGCATTCTGGCCGCCCGTTCCCTATTTGCAGGATTATTCTTCAAGGGGACGAGCAAAAGAAGGCGTATACACAGAtgaaggcggagaagaagaagctgcaGAATGGGGTCAAGGTTGTCACaaaggaggttgagatgaaCTGGGCGATGGCGCCGCATGACTTGGCCACGAAGATTAGGAGGCTGAAGGGGTTCTTGGAGAAGGGGTATAGGGTTGAGGTTACGATGATGCatcccaagaagaagagcaagaggaaggcgaatgatgaggaggcgaAGCAGGTTTTTGGTGAGGTGATTAaagtgctggaggaggtaCCTGGGACGACAGAATACAAGTCGAGACAGGGGCAGGTTGGAAAGACGCAGTTGTTGTTTTTGCAGGGGAAGATTCCCAAGGCTCAACCTGCAGCTGCTGGGATGGAGAGCTCGCCAGAGACGGCTGATGAGAGTGCtggggaagaaaaggaggctGAAAGTCAGGAAAGGTCGGATACTGCTGGAAGCTAA
- a CDS encoding uncharacterized protein (EggNog:ENOG503P03G; COG:E; COG:G), which translates to MAAANNDDDVERQQLHPEPQAAEAEKPRPTTVQRGGLHPIFYILAWIFFSNLTILFNKWMIDGRGFKYRTYNPH; encoded by the exons ATGGCCGCGGCCAAcaacgatgatgatgtcgagagGCAGCAGTTGCACCCTGAGCCTCAGGCGgcagaggccgagaagcCGCGCCCGACGACGGTTCAGCGGGGAGGATTACACCCCATCTTTTACATCTT AGCGtggattttcttttccaaCTTGACGATTCTGTTCAACAAGTGGATGAttgatgggagggggttca AATATCGTACGTACAACCCGCACTGA
- a CDS encoding uncharacterized protein (COG:S; EggNog:ENOG503P5I6): protein MVSRLVFWTGFGLATRFWQLGIEMRPFFHRKTLWAYPVFGAVGASFGYWLEGVDQRQTQLLEERKNAILEKRARRAEREAAAAAASPSVIQA, encoded by the exons ATGGTCTCTAGACTCGTCTTCTGGACCGGCTTCG GCCTGGCGACGCGCTTCTGGCAGCTCGGCATCGAGATGCGCCCATTTTTCCACAGAAAGACGCTCTGGGCCTACCCCGTCTTCGGCGCCGTCGGTGCGAGCTTTGGATACTGGCTGGAGGGTGTGGATCAGAGACAGACACAGCTCCTGGAAGAGCGCAAGAACGCCATTCTGGAgaagagagcgaggagggcagagagggaggctgcggctgctgctgccagccCTTCGGTTATCCAGGCTTAA
- a CDS encoding uncharacterized protein (COG:S; EggNog:ENOG503NXHN): protein MATASMADAPAPTPPPASAPPVVRKFKASDLPLSQVKRATIDSLAHSFKKKGGYDAVRKEVWQEFEGQEAEITKEILEVAEREIEKNPAQLLTLERTKAAALIDGALDRSGVYQRAEEMISKLINRGAIEAQLRELRRAEIGDEEAEKERLLGAKTDEEYAAETAARRAHNERVRMELQAIEENKRKLERAIKEKEDAKRREEERATREARRKKEKEEDERREKERRERREQREREREEEREQRRKEREREREREREERDKDRGRDDSRDRDRRRDRIQVGYDSYRGSGDRSNRDRDRSRNRDRSRDRGRDRDRDRDRDRDRSRKRSAERKTEEVKKPLTKEEQERLEQEALADLLRESKRVAPKQPELEIDPVLVPPPRKSKPVSAIDPIRRDSPKVAAEAKKPEETVVKEAVETKAAPAVKESTDAKPAEPRTEKEHRRSRSPSRPARRERSRERDDDRRRPRTRSPRPRHDDRSRSRRRSRSRVRDRRDDRRDRSRSRRRDDRRDDRRDDRRDDRRDDRKVEETPTKRKDEAAIPKETPAKSEARERSRSRPRTARTDDRRDRSRSRHRDRDRTRSPRSRPDRRDRSRSRLRFNRRDRTRSRSRDRRDRDRDRDRDRRDRSRSRNRSREHEKKDAATDKDEKDSSKLHPRDRSRSPASMVARPPSRLNQTEKEAWKQAEVKKREQEAKAYLAAQKEAREKGLEEGKRTGERSPEVVKRRVENSDRYQPGERDRERDRDRDRDRDRRDRDRERDRMDYRGGDRYDGDRDRPRDRDRDRDRDRDRRRDDSRGDRRRSRSRNRSRQRDRDRDRSRNRDRDRERDRDFRRDRDRSRDRSRDRDRDRSRHRERSRDRDRDRDRSRTRRDRDRRRSRSRG from the exons ATGGCGACCGCATCAATGGCCGATGCGCCagctcccaccccccctccagcgTCCGCGCCGCCAGTCGTGAGGAAGTTCAAAGCCTCCGATCTCCCCTTGTCACAAGTCAAGCGAGCCACCATCGACAGCCTAGCCCACAgcttcaagaagaagggtggtTATGATGCCGTGCGCAAGGAAGTATGGCAAGAATTCGAA GGTCAAGAAGCCGAGATCACCAAAGAAATACTTGAAGTCGCTGAACGAGAAATCGAAAAGAACCCCGCCCAGCTACTAACCCTCGAGCGAACCAAAGCCGCCGCTCTTATCGATGGCGCGCTCGATCGATCGGGCGTTTATCAGAGAGCCGAGGAGATGATCAGCAAGCTGATCAATCGGGGCGCTATTGAAGCCCAACTTCGCGAGCTCCGCCGTGCTGAGATaggagatgaggaggcggagaaggaacGGCTCTTGGGCGCAAAGACTGACGAGGAGTATGCCGCCGAGACAGCCGCGCGCCGTGCGCATAATGAGCGTGTCCGGATGGAGCTTCAGGCGATAGAGGAGAACAAGAGGAAGTTGGAGAGGgcgatcaaggagaaggaggatgccAAGcggagagaggaggagagggctaccagggaggcgaggaggaagaaggagaaggaggaggatgagcggagggaaaaggagaggagggaaaggagggagcagcgggagagggagagggaggaggagagggaacaGAGACGGAAAGAGCGCGAGagggaaagagaaagagaaagagaggaaaggGATAAGGACCGGGGGCGTGATGACAGTCGGGATAGGGACCGACGACGGGATCGGATCCAGGTTGGATATGACAGCTATCGAGGGTCGGGTGATCGGTCCAACCGGGACCGTGACAGGAGTCGGAACCGTGATCGATCCCGTGACAGGGGGAGGGATAGGGATCGAGACAGAGATCGTGATCGAGACCGGTCTAGGAAGCGTTCTGCTGAGAGGAAAACCGAAGAGGTGAAGAAGCCGCTTACGaaggaggagcaagagcGCCTGGAGCAGGAGGCTCTTGCGGATCTTCTCAGGGAAAGCAAGCGTGTTGCGCCGAAGCAGCCCGAGTTGGAGATCGACCCTGTACTGGTCCCACCGCCTAGAAAGTCAAAGCCGGTTTCGGCCATCGATCCCATTCGGAGAGATTCGCCAAAGGTTGCCGCCGAGGCTAAAAAGCCAGAAGAGACGGTTGTGAAGGAAGCGGTGGAGACCAAGGCGGCTCCTGCCGTCAAGGAGTCAACAGATGCTAAACCTGCCGAGCCGAGAACCGAAAAGGAGCATCGGAGGAGTAGGAGTCCTTCGAGACCCGCTCGTAGGGAACGAAGCAGGGAGCGGGACGATGACCGTCGACGACCTCGGACCCGGTCACCGCGACCAAGGCATGACGACCGTAGTCGTTCCAGGAGAAGGAGTCGGTCTAGAGTGCGAGATAGGAGAGATGACAGGAGGGACAGAAGTCGTTCACGCAGAAGGGATGATAGGAGGGATGATCGCCGTGACGACCGGCGTGATGACAGGAGGGACGACCGAAAGGTCGAGGAGACCCCCACCAAGCGAAAGGACGAGGCGGCCATTCCAAAAGAAACACCGGCCAAATCAGAGGCCCGCGAGCGCAGCCGCTCCCGGCCTCGGACAGCCAGAACAGACGACAGGCGGGACCGCAGCCGTTCCCGCCACCGAGATCGCGACAGAACCCGCTCTCCCCGCTCTAGACCCGACCGCCGCGATCGTTCTCGCTCTCGCTTACGTTTCAACCGTCGTGACAGAACCCGTTCCCGTTCTCGTGATCGCCGGGATAGAGACCGCGACAGAGACAGAGATAGACGAGACAGATCGCGCTCTCGCAACCGCAGCCGAGAGCACGAAAAGAAGGATGCTGCCACCGATAAAGACGAAAAAGACAGCAGCAAACTCCACCCCCGAGACCGGTCCCGCTCCCCGGCTTCCATGGTCGCCCGCCCGCCCTCCCGCCTCAACCAGACGGAAAAGGAGGCTTGGAAACAAgccgaggtcaagaagagGGAGCAGGAAGCTAAGGCCTATCTTGCGGCGCagaaggaggcgagggagaaggggctggaggaggggaagaggacgggGGAGAGGAGTCCGGAGGTTGTGAAGAGGCGGGTGGAGAATAGCGATCGGTATCAACCCGGGGAGAGGGATCGGGAGAGAGATCGGGATAGGGATAGAGACAGAGACAGGAGGGACAGAGATAGAGAGAGGGACAGGATGGATTACAGGGGGGGGGATAGGTATGATGGTGATCGGGACAGGCCGAGGGATAGGGATCGTGACCGTGACCGGGACCGTGACAGGAGAAGAGATGATAGCAGGGGtgacaggaggaggagcaggtcgCGGAATCGGAGCCGGCAGAGAGACCGGGACAGGGACAGAAGCAGGAACCGCGACAGAGACAGGGAGAGAGATCGGGATTTCAGGCGGGATAGGGATAGGAGCAGAGACAGAAGTCGGGACAGAGACCGTGATCGCAGCCGACATCGCGAGAGGAGTCGTGATCGGGACAGGGATAGGGACAGGAGCCGGACTCGCAGGGATCGTGACAGGCGACGGAGCAGAAGCCGGGGTTAA
- a CDS encoding uncharacterized protein (EggNog:ENOG503P03G; COG:E; COG:G), which translates to MNINPPNPAVILTCWHLVFATVATQILARTTHLLDGRKNIKMTGRIYLRAIVPIGLLYSASLVCSNMVYLYLSVAFIQMLKAAAPVAVLLTAWAWGVEEPSLKRFLNILFIVAGVGLASLGEINFSMAGFLFQVGGIVFEAMRLIMIQVLLSGEDMKMDPLVSLYYYAPVCAVMNVIVAIGSEANRFDFGDVGRAGAGLLVLNAMVAFMLNVSSVFLIGKTSGLVMTLTGILKNILLVIISVMIWKTNITAIQFVGYAIATAGLAYYSLGWEQTVAISVGVWVYAKSLWERVAGSYSPLSQGEGGGSQEGAGRLPAAVKRALIMGLVVVTVVVLVAGFLYGSGGPATGPVSKEVEEIGQGA; encoded by the exons ATGAATATTAACCCCCCAAATCCAGCCGTGATCCTCACCTGCTGGCACCTCGTCTTCGCAACCGTAGCAACCCAAATCCTAGCCcgcaccacccacctcctcgaCGGCCGCAAGAACATCAAAATGACCGGCCGCATCTACCTCCGCGCCATCGTCCCCATCGGCCTCCTCTACTCGGCCAGCCTGGTCTGCTCCAACATGGTCTACCTCTACCTCTCAGTCGCCTTCATCCAGATGCTCAAAGCCGCCGCCCCCGTCGCGGTCCTGCTCACGGCCTGGGCCTGGGGGGTCGAGGAGCCCTCGCTCAAGCGCTTCCTCaacatcctcttcatcgtcgcCGGCGTCGGTCTCGCTTCCCTAGGCGAGATCAACTTTTCCATGGCTGGTTTCCTGTTCCAGGTTGGGGGGATCGTGTTTGAGGCTATGAGGTTGATCATGATTCAGGTTTTGCTGAGCGGGGAGGACATGAAGATGGACCCGCTGGTGAGCTTGTATTACTACGCTCCCGTCTGCGCGGTGATGAATGTGATTGTGGCTATTGGGAGCGAGGCGAACAGGTTTGACTTTGGGGATgtggggagggcgggggcggggttgttggtgctgaATGCGATGGTGGCGTTTATGTTGAATGTTTCGAGTGTTTTCCTC ATCGGAAAGACCTCGGGGCTGGTAATGACCCTGACGGGCATCCTCAAAAACATTTTGCTGGTCATCATCTCGGTCATGATCTGGAAGACAAACATCACGGCGATCCAGTTTGTGGGTTACGCCATCGCCACGGCAGGGTTGGCGTATTACTCCCTCGGGTGGGAGCAGACGGTTGCCATCTCGGTCGGTGTCTGGGTGTACGCCAAGAGCttgtgggagagggtggcgggGAGTTACTCGCCGCTCAGccagggggagggaggaggaagtcaAGAAGGAGCGGGGAGGTTACCTGCTGCTGTGAAGAGGGCGTTGATCatggggttggttgttgtgacggtggtggtgctggtggctgGGTTCCTTTATGGGAGCGGGGGGCCGGCTACGGGGCCGGTGtcgaaggaggtggaggagattgggCAGGGGGCATAA
- a CDS encoding uncharacterized protein (EggNog:ENOG503NV2M; BUSCO:EOG09262JZW; COG:J) has protein sequence MATESNGAPAGAPAPQDPKTSSASAPAKTPAAAPAAAANPEKLTPAQLKAKAKAEKAARRAKVIETKAAVAAATPAKEAGKGKGKQDGQPPQSKQHRGSMSGRRPSIGGPLIEKEKDARSGIPECFSHVPMAKRVQLSQTHKDVDPAVLVAGQQMAAFAIKDSISRLEATLLAFKKVIESYETPKGNSLSRHLVPHVLNPQIEYLTECRPMCFAMGNAIRLLKTKINSFDINDPEDETKEELLEWIDTMINERIKLAEYLIARNAAGLIEEGEKVLTYGRHRLVEKTLLKAKEIGKTFDVTIIDDPYERGGQTLAKTLRQAGINVLYSPNLGGLRPKVAGATNVILGGEAIFANGSLNAASGTADVAMAGQNAGAKVTVLCETINFERERVSVDALTYNEIDPERNTAECFRLLYDNTQDKYISGVVTEFESGGGNSPAQAILALLRMREDPQIA, from the exons ATGGCCACCGAGAGCAACGGGGCTCCAGCTGGGGCTCCGGCCCCCCAGGACCCAAAGACATCGTCTGCCTCAGCACCCGCCAAAACCCCGGCTGCTGCCCCCGCCGCGGCCGCCAACCCAGAGAAGCTTACCCCAGCGCAACTAAAGGCCAAGGCgaaggctgagaaggccgCCAGACGGGCAAAGGTCATTGAGACCAAGGCGGCGGTAGCGGCGGCAACTCCGGCAAAGGAGGCAGGGAAAGGCAAGGGCAAGCAGGACGGGCAACCACCACAGAGCAAGCAACACCGGGGTTCCATGAGCGGGCGGCGACCGTCCATTGGGGGCCCTCTGatcgagaaggagaaagaCGCTAGGAGCGGAATTCCCGAGTGCTTCAGCCATGTTCCCATGGCGAAGCGGGTGCAGTTGTCGCAGACGCACAAGGACGTGGACCCCGCTGTGTTGGTGGCGGGACAGCAGATGGCTGCTTTTGCTATCAAGGATAGTATCTCTCGTCTTGAGGCGACGTTGTTGGCGTTCAAGAAG GTGATTGAATCCTACGAGACTCCCAAGGGGAACTCGTTATCTCGCCATCTTGTGCCGCATGTCCTCAACCCACAAATCGAGTATCTTACCGAGTGCAGACCGATGTGTTTTGCTATGGGCAATGCCATCAGACTGCTCAAGACCAAGATCAACAGTTTTGATATCAACGACCCCGAGGACGAGACAAAGGAGGAGCTTTTGGAGTGGATCGACACCATGATCAACGAGCGCATCAAGCTGGCCGAGTACTTGATCGCGAGGAATGCTGCCGGGttgattgaggagggggagaaggttcTCACGTATGGCCGGCACAGGCTGGTCGAGAAGACGCTGttgaaggccaaggagattGGGAAAACGTTTGATGTTACTATCATTGACGACCCGTATGAGCGTGGAGGCCAGACGTTGGCCAAGACTCTTCGTCAGGCGGGGATCAACGTGCTCTACTCGCCAAATCTGGGCGGGTTACGGCCAAAGGTTGCGGGAGCTACGAACGTCATTCTCGGCGGAGAGGCCATCTTTGCTAACGGGTCGCTTAATGCTGCCTCTGGCACAGCGGATGTTGCTATGGCGGGTCAGAATGCCGGCGCCAAGGTTACGGTGCTCTGCGAGACGATCAACTTTGAGAGAGAGCGTGTGTCGGTGGACGCGCTCACTTACAATGAGATCGATCCCGAAAGGAACACCGCCGAGTGTTTCCGGCTGCTATATGACAACACCCAAGATAAGTATATCAGCGGTGTTGTAACAGAGTTTGAGAGCGGGGGTGGTAATTCTCCAGCCCAGGCTATCCTGGCGCTCTTGCGGATGCGGGAAGATCCCCAGATTGCTTAG